Proteins encoded in a region of the Dehalococcoidia bacterium genome:
- the corA gene encoding magnesium/cobalt transporter CorA → MDSTNVVKPEPRINSISLGKLEWIDIERPTATETSYLAEHYLFHPLDLDDCLSRIQRPKVDAYPDYLFIVFHFPVFNKKIGFTNVSQVSIFLGENYLIMLHEGNLKPLNRFFRDCLNNTETRDASMSHGSGYLLYLLLDRLVNYCFPILNRIKNNIDAVEEQIFSDDTREAVREISILRRDVLSIRRITKPQIEVFEWLEKSELPLIREDPEIYFGDLADHNRKIMDYLDEYKEVIEGLNDTNNTLTSFRINQVMRLLTVISVILLPLTLIASVYGMNIDLPFQNDVAVFPIILTFMIAIVLGMLAFFRSKRWI, encoded by the coding sequence ATGGATTCTACAAATGTGGTCAAACCCGAACCCAGAATCAATTCCATCTCACTGGGCAAGCTGGAGTGGATCGATATTGAGAGACCGACCGCAACAGAGACCTCGTATCTGGCTGAACACTACCTCTTTCACCCTTTGGACCTGGATGATTGCCTGAGCCGGATTCAGCGCCCCAAAGTTGATGCCTATCCGGACTACTTGTTCATCGTGTTTCATTTCCCGGTATTCAACAAAAAGATAGGCTTCACCAACGTCAGCCAGGTCTCGATATTCCTGGGCGAAAACTATCTGATTATGCTGCACGAAGGCAATCTGAAGCCTCTCAACCGATTCTTCCGGGATTGCCTCAACAACACGGAGACTCGGGACGCGAGCATGAGCCATGGCTCCGGTTATCTGCTATACCTTCTCCTTGATCGTCTGGTCAACTACTGCTTCCCCATCCTCAACCGGATCAAGAATAATATCGATGCCGTGGAGGAGCAGATATTCAGCGATGATACCCGAGAAGCCGTGCGCGAGATATCGATACTCCGGCGGGATGTTCTATCAATCAGGCGAATCACAAAACCCCAGATCGAGGTATTTGAGTGGCTGGAGAAAAGCGAGCTTCCGCTGATTCGGGAAGACCCCGAAATTTACTTCGGCGATCTGGCTGACCACAACCGCAAGATAATGGATTACCTGGACGAATACAAAGAGGTCATAGAGGGCCTCAATGATACCAACAATACCTTGACGTCTTTTCGCATCAATCAGGTGATGAGGTTGCTCACCGTCATATCTGTTATCCTTCTGCCTTTGACATTGATCGCCAGTGTATATGGCATGAACATTGATCTCCCCTTTCAAAATGATGTCGCCGTTTTCCCCATCATACTGACTTTCATGATCGCCATCGTCCTGGGTATGCTGGCCTTCTTTCGATCAAAACGGTGGATTTAG
- the trxB gene encoding thioredoxin-disulfide reductase, with protein MNDDRRYQIIIIGGGPAGLTAGIYTARAGLKTLLLEMMASGGKIINSELVENYPGFPQGISGFDLGQLMEQQAAKNGVTIEMTQVTDIELAGEEKIVKTSHGDYFAEALIIAGGSEYAKLGIPGEEEFVGRGLSYCATCDGPFFRDLAVAVVGGGNVAISDALFLARRCPRVFVIHRRDQLRASKVLRDRAFADPKIEFIWNTVVEAISGENSVSNLQLRHVHTGEKSTLQVSGVFMAVGSKPNTEYLSKFLQLGPGGLIPVNSQMETEIPGVFAAGDIREGSIRQVVAATGDGAIAALSAERYLTQR; from the coding sequence ATGAACGACGACAGGCGATATCAGATCATCATTATCGGGGGAGGTCCTGCAGGGCTCACTGCCGGTATCTATACCGCGAGGGCAGGGCTCAAAACGCTGCTTCTGGAGATGATGGCCTCGGGCGGCAAGATCATCAATTCCGAACTGGTGGAGAACTATCCCGGCTTCCCGCAGGGGATTTCAGGGTTCGATCTGGGACAGCTCATGGAGCAGCAGGCGGCCAAGAACGGGGTCACGATAGAGATGACTCAGGTAACCGATATCGAACTTGCCGGGGAAGAAAAGATCGTCAAGACAAGCCACGGCGACTATTTTGCAGAAGCGCTGATCATCGCTGGCGGCTCAGAGTATGCCAAGCTGGGGATACCCGGAGAGGAAGAGTTTGTCGGCAGAGGATTATCCTACTGCGCCACCTGTGATGGCCCTTTCTTCAGAGACCTCGCGGTGGCAGTGGTGGGAGGAGGAAATGTAGCCATATCGGATGCGCTGTTCCTCGCTCGGCGTTGCCCCAGGGTGTTCGTCATTCACCGAAGAGATCAGCTCCGCGCCTCCAAGGTCCTGCGAGACAGGGCTTTTGCCGATCCCAAGATCGAGTTCATCTGGAATACCGTGGTTGAGGCTATCAGTGGCGAAAACAGTGTGAGCAACCTCCAACTGCGGCACGTCCACACCGGGGAGAAATCGACTCTCCAGGTGAGCGGCGTTTTCATGGCGGTGGGAAGCAAGCCGAACACCGAGTATCTCTCCAAGTTTCTGCAACTGGGACCAGGAGGACTCATCCCCGTCAACAGCCAAATGGAAACTGAGATACCGGGGGTTTTCGCTGCCGGTGATATCCGGGAGGGATCTATCCGTCAGGTCGTTGCAGCAACGGGCGATGGCGCCATTGCCGCTCTTTCCGCGGAAAGATACTTAACTCAGCGCTGA